Proteins encoded in a region of the Dorea longicatena genome:
- a CDS encoding AAA family ATPase → MIICIGREFGSGGHEIGRKVAEKLGLELYDRDLIDRAAEKIIAMPKDVLEKADEKKRNPWLHEVWYDVPNQELNGMTANDALHLAYNSIIRELAEKGDCVFVGRCADYILEQAKIDHISLFIAAPFEWRVKRKMEQLSIDEKSATAMVRKKDKDRKAYYDYYTGRNWGRPYEYDLCINSSRLGIEATAEKLVEMIRELEK, encoded by the coding sequence ATGATTATATGTATCGGAAGAGAATTTGGAAGCGGTGGCCACGAAATCGGAAGAAAAGTTGCAGAAAAGCTTGGACTGGAATTATATGACAGAGATTTAATAGACAGGGCAGCAGAGAAGATCATAGCGATGCCAAAAGATGTGCTGGAAAAAGCAGATGAGAAAAAGCGTAATCCGTGGCTGCATGAGGTATGGTATGATGTGCCGAACCAGGAACTGAATGGAATGACGGCGAATGATGCTTTGCATCTGGCATATAATTCGATCATACGAGAACTTGCAGAAAAAGGAGATTGTGTATTTGTCGGACGCTGTGCGGACTATATATTGGAACAAGCAAAGATTGATCATATTAGTCTGTTTATTGCAGCCCCGTTTGAATGGCGTGTGAAGAGAAAGATGGAACAGTTGTCTATAGATGAAAAGTCTGCAACAGCCATGGTAAGAAAAAAGGACAAAGACAGAAAAGCTTATTACGACTATTATACCGGCAGAAACTGGGGAAGGCCATATGAGTACGATCTGTGTATTAACAGTTCCAGGCTTGGAATTGAAGCAACTGCAGAGAAGCTTGTAGAAATGATCCGGGAATTGGAAAAATAA
- a CDS encoding potassium channel family protein, whose amino-acid sequence MSTLLTVGYGDIYPITTLGRIMAICIAYLGVGVVAIPTGIINAGFVEQYQRKSNISDLKDMDIKENTFYG is encoded by the coding sequence TACACTTCTTACCGTAGGCTATGGTGACATTTACCCAATCACAACTCTGGGACGTATAATGGCAATCTGCATCGCTTATCTGGGGGTTGGTGTCGTTGCTATTCCTACCGGTATTATCAACGCCGGTTTCGTTGAACAATATCAGCGAAAAAGCAATATTTCCGATCTCAAAGATATGGATATAAAAGAAAATACATTCTACGGTTAA